CCGGAGTGGTCAAAATCGGACCGATTCGCAGTATTCGCCCTTATCTGCTCGATATTGGCGAGAGCTATGGTGGTGTGACAGTGCATGCCGGGGGGAGCCCCGCGGCATATGCTATTTTGCAAAAAGAGAAAAAAGCAGATATGGACGAAATCGGTCGTGCCGGAGCCTATTTCTGGCGGGACAAAGCACGTAAAGCCCCTCATAATCTCTACAGTAATGCAGCGAAGCTGCGGGAAGGTGCCGAGAAGCTGGGTTATGACAAAAGTGTGAAGGTGCCAGGGTATCTTTTTAACAATCCAGATTACATACCGACAGGCGGAGAACAGGCCGCTGAGTTTAGCGTAAACTTCTTGCTTAAAAGTTATAAAATTGACTATAAATACGATACTCAGCTCCAGACCTATCAGCGTTACGTGAATGGTAAACCACATTTGGATCTGAATAACAATAAGCCAGTAGAAGCTGCAAATGTGATGGTGATGGGTTCCGATCATAAAGTACTTGATGATGTTGGAAGACTTCAGGTTGATGTGGAGCTTGGTGGAGAAGCGTTGCTCTTTCAGAGAGGACAGGTCACAAAGGGCAGATGGTCGCGTGAGCCAGGTGATGTGATTCGGTTTGTGAAGGATGGTAAAGAAGAGCTAATGTATCCAGGAATCACCCATATTTTGGTTGTCCCTAATTCACCTTCATTTAGCAGTCATGTGGTATACGGCGGAGCAGATAGTGCAACCTAAGAAAGTCGGAATATCCAGTGTTATACAGATTTGTGTTCGGAATTATGGGTAAGTGTTAATAGAGTGTAAAAAAGTTCATTTCTATAGCTTCTATACCTTCTACGGATATGTTAAGATAACAAGGGTTGTCATTCATTTTCATGCTTTTTACATATGGGTGACTCTGTACTCACGGTAATATTATGTAAAGGGGTTTAAAACAATGAAGTTGAGAAAAAAGGACATATTCTTTGAGACGCTGGAAAATATGGCGGATACCATTGTCCAAGCTGCAGATTATTTTGCTCAGAATATCACTGATCTCCAGAATAATGTCGATAGTTTCGCTGCAGAGATGAAGAAGTACGAATCCCAATGTGATACTTACACGCACACCGTAATTAAGGAACTGAACAAGACGTTCATTACGCCACTTGAGCGTGACGACATTATGGACTTGATTACAAGCATGGATGATGTCATTGATGGCTTGGAGGCATCTGCCTCACGTTTCTATATGTACAACCTTCTTGACCCGGATGAATACATTGTACAATTTGCCGAAATCCTTCGTCAGTGTGCTTATGAAATCCAAAAAGCGGTTCATTTGCTTTCCCAGAAGAAGCTGCTGGCCATTCGTGAATATACGATCCGTTTGAATGACCTTGAGAATCAAGGGGACGAAGTCCTTCGTATTTGTACCAAAGCTCTATTTGAAACCGTTAAGGACCCGATTGAGCTGATTAAGCGCAAGGAATTATATGAGCGACTCGAGACCACTACAGATAAATGTGAAGATGTAGCCAACATGTTGGAATCGATCATCATGCGCAACTCATAAGGGGTACTAGAATATGGAAACATCGATATGGATTCTTGGAATTGTTATATTTCTCGCGCTTGCGTTTGACTTTATTAATGGTTTCCATGATACGGCCAACGCGATTGCTACCTCTGTCTCTACACGTGCGTTAAAACCTCGAACAGCTATTATTATGGCGGCACTGATGAACTTTGTCGGAGCTTTGATGTTTACAGGTGTAGCTAAGAAAATTGGCGGAAGTATCACAGACCCCACGTTGCTGGAAAATGGTCTGGATATCATAATAGCCACGCTGATTGCTGCGATTATTTGGAATTTGATCACCTGGTGGCTCGGAATTCCGTCCTCCTCCTCTCATGCACTGATCGGCGCTTTGGCTGGTGCGGTATATGTGGGTGCAGGTTCGTCGCATATTAACTGGGGCGGATTTGTGGAAATTGTCGAGGGCTTGATCTTCTCGCCAATTATTGCATTTGTTATCGGTTATATCATCATGACAGTCCTGAAATGGATTTTTGCAAAGCGTAGTCCACATACGGTTAATAAGGGCTTCCGCTCCATGCAGGTTGTGACGGCGGCATTACAGTCGTTTACTCATGGTACGAATGATGCGCAGAAGGCGATGGGGATCATTACCTTTGCGCTCGTTACATCAGGACGCCAA
This genomic stretch from Paenibacillus sp. FSL H7-0737 harbors:
- a CDS encoding DUF3048 domain-containing protein translates to MKVNCSSSRLLSALVLSTLLLSACGTESANNVIAPTQQPTADPAPIETIQPSPTADPSAELVSGLTGLPVSENSLPRPLAVMINNAPAARPQSGVSEADILYEVLAEGGITRLIGIFQSHTGVVKIGPIRSIRPYLLDIGESYGGVTVHAGGSPAAYAILQKEKKADMDEIGRAGAYFWRDKARKAPHNLYSNAAKLREGAEKLGYDKSVKVPGYLFNNPDYIPTGGEQAAEFSVNFLLKSYKIDYKYDTQLQTYQRYVNGKPHLDLNNNKPVEAANVMVMGSDHKVLDDVGRLQVDVELGGEALLFQRGQVTKGRWSREPGDVIRFVKDGKEELMYPGITHILVVPNSPSFSSHVVYGGADSAT
- a CDS encoding DUF47 domain-containing protein — its product is MKLRKKDIFFETLENMADTIVQAADYFAQNITDLQNNVDSFAAEMKKYESQCDTYTHTVIKELNKTFITPLERDDIMDLITSMDDVIDGLEASASRFYMYNLLDPDEYIVQFAEILRQCAYEIQKAVHLLSQKKLLAIREYTIRLNDLENQGDEVLRICTKALFETVKDPIELIKRKELYERLETTTDKCEDVANMLESIIMRNS
- a CDS encoding inorganic phosphate transporter produces the protein METSIWILGIVIFLALAFDFINGFHDTANAIATSVSTRALKPRTAIIMAALMNFVGALMFTGVAKKIGGSITDPTLLENGLDIIIATLIAAIIWNLITWWLGIPSSSSHALIGALAGAVYVGAGSSHINWGGFVEIVEGLIFSPIIAFVIGYIIMTVLKWIFAKRSPHTVNKGFRSMQVVTAALQSFTHGTNDAQKAMGIITFALVTSGRQETMDVIPLWVKVAAATAMALGTSIGGWKIIKTMGTKIFKIEPINGFAADISAASVIFSATLLHLPVSSTHAITSAILGVGSAKRFSAVKWGVAGRIVVTWFITIPISAVLAGLIFKIIF